One stretch of Comamonas testosteroni DNA includes these proteins:
- a CDS encoding spermidine synthase, protein MIRKTRGGAKSAQDKNVASVQELPEVSVSDDGDIRYLHLGTPWVQGSMRIRDPFDIDLEYVQRMMGWLLFAEPAEVPRMHAMQLGLGAAAITKFCHKKLRMKTTAVELNPQVLAVCRSWFKLPPDSSTLQVVLADAAQEIKKTEWQGTVDALAVDLYDHEAAAPVLDSAEFYADCRNLLTEDGIMTVNLFGRSSSFDKSLDQMAQAFGEDALWAFRPTREGNTVVLAQRTPRVLQGTELDLACDQVQARWDLNTTRWAKVFVPARDAEAGSKTAKAKVSRIGRGATV, encoded by the coding sequence GTGATCCGTAAAACCCGTGGCGGTGCCAAATCCGCGCAAGACAAGAATGTGGCCAGCGTGCAGGAACTGCCCGAAGTCAGCGTCTCCGACGACGGCGATATTCGCTATCTGCATCTGGGTACGCCCTGGGTGCAGGGCTCCATGCGCATTCGCGACCCTTTTGATATCGACCTGGAATATGTGCAGCGCATGATGGGCTGGCTGCTGTTTGCCGAGCCAGCCGAAGTGCCCCGGATGCACGCCATGCAACTAGGTCTGGGGGCAGCCGCCATCACCAAGTTCTGCCACAAGAAGCTGCGCATGAAGACCACGGCGGTCGAGCTCAATCCCCAGGTGCTGGCTGTGTGCCGCAGCTGGTTCAAGCTGCCGCCCGACAGCAGCACGCTGCAGGTAGTGCTGGCCGATGCAGCTCAAGAGATCAAAAAGACCGAATGGCAGGGCACGGTCGATGCACTGGCCGTCGATCTCTATGACCATGAGGCGGCGGCTCCCGTTCTCGACAGCGCAGAGTTCTATGCCGATTGCCGCAATCTTCTGACCGAGGACGGCATCATGACCGTCAACCTCTTTGGCCGCTCCTCAAGTTTTGACAAAAGCCTGGATCAGATGGCCCAGGCCTTTGGCGAGGACGCGCTCTGGGCCTTCCGCCCCACGCGCGAAGGCAATACCGTGGTGCTGGCACAGCGCACACCGCGTGTTCTGCAGGGCACGGAGCTGGACCTGGCCTGTGACCAGGTGCAGGCCCGTTGGGATTTGAACACCACGCGCTGGGCCAAGGTGTTCGTGCCGGCCCGCGATGCCGAGGCCGGCAGCAAGACGGCCAAAGCCAAAGTCAGCCGCATCGGCCGGGGCGCTACCGTGTAA
- a CDS encoding FlxA-like family protein, producing the protein MTISAISSGSVSSASSAAGAASRIQQLQKQIKDATNELKEVANSDADAKTKEQRAQLLQTKIQMLQAQIEALQNQQAQQAQQAAQRGAEAVRPKQDEAVQSRSRSNPGQGSLGGLLDEYA; encoded by the coding sequence ATGACGATCAGTGCCATCTCCTCCGGTTCTGTCAGCTCAGCCTCTTCGGCGGCCGGCGCAGCATCGCGTATCCAGCAACTGCAAAAGCAGATCAAGGATGCCACCAACGAACTCAAAGAAGTTGCCAACAGCGATGCGGATGCCAAGACCAAGGAGCAGCGGGCGCAGTTGCTGCAGACCAAGATCCAGATGCTGCAGGCCCAGATCGAGGCCTTGCAGAACCAGCAGGCACAGCAAGCCCAGCAGGCTGCTCAGCGTGGCGCCGAAGCCGTCCGGCCAAAGCAGGACGAAGCGGTGCAGAGCAGAAGTCGCAGCAATCCGGGCCAGGGCAGCCTCGGCGGTCTGCTGGACGAATACGCCTGA
- a CDS encoding GspE/PulE family protein codes for MSLTESILPRSVKPAQYQGPLDWRTLVQWLQEDGVITAHEAGRTVARCSAAESAQLPLVRLANVGVVGAQTHQPLDLETLTQYLAQRSGLAYLRIDPLRVDVGRVGEVMSASYAERHKVLPVQVTAKEVVIATAEPFITDWVSEVERQAHRSVRCVVANPQDIKRYTAEFFALAKSVRAAEKAGGATGGASFEQLVELGKSNKQLDANDQGVVRVVDWLWQYAFDQRASDIHLEPRREQGVIRFRIDGVLHPVYQMPMGVLNAMVARVKLLGRMDVVEKRRPLDGRIKTRNPHGEEVEMRLSTLPTAFGEKMVMRIFDPENTVKNLDALGFSAHDAQRWEELVKRPHGIILVTGPTGSGKTTTLYSTLKRVATEEVNVSTVEDPIEMIEPSFNQTQVQPQLDFGFTEGLRALMRQDPDIIMVGEIRDLATAEMAVQAALTGHLVFSTLHTNDAPSAVSRLMELGVPSYLINATLLGVLAQRLVRTLCSSCKVRDEDAKPEDLAESVRPWKLTGSYQPYKPVGCEDCRMTGYRGRMGLYELLTVTEALKKQIHDAPSMDVLRRQAVQDGMRPLRLAGALRVAEGVTTLPEVLACTPLMSEI; via the coding sequence ATGTCATTGACTGAATCCATCCTGCCCCGATCCGTCAAGCCAGCCCAGTACCAGGGGCCTCTGGACTGGCGCACGCTGGTGCAATGGCTGCAGGAAGACGGTGTGATCACGGCGCATGAGGCAGGGCGCACGGTGGCGCGCTGCTCGGCGGCCGAGAGTGCTCAACTGCCGCTGGTGCGCCTGGCCAATGTGGGCGTTGTCGGCGCCCAGACCCATCAGCCGCTGGATCTGGAAACCCTGACCCAGTACCTGGCCCAGCGCAGCGGCCTGGCCTATCTGCGCATCGACCCGTTGCGCGTGGATGTGGGCCGGGTGGGCGAGGTCATGAGCGCCAGCTATGCCGAGCGCCACAAGGTGCTGCCCGTGCAGGTGACCGCCAAGGAGGTGGTGATTGCCACGGCCGAGCCCTTCATCACGGACTGGGTGAGCGAAGTCGAGCGGCAGGCCCACCGCAGCGTGCGCTGCGTGGTGGCCAATCCGCAGGACATCAAGCGCTATACGGCAGAGTTCTTTGCACTGGCCAAGTCCGTGCGTGCTGCCGAGAAAGCCGGCGGTGCGACCGGTGGCGCGAGCTTCGAGCAGTTGGTGGAGCTGGGCAAAAGCAACAAGCAGCTCGACGCCAATGACCAGGGCGTGGTGCGCGTGGTGGACTGGCTGTGGCAGTATGCCTTCGACCAGCGCGCCAGCGACATTCACCTGGAGCCCAGGCGCGAGCAGGGCGTGATCCGCTTTCGCATCGACGGTGTGCTGCATCCGGTCTACCAGATGCCCATGGGGGTGCTGAACGCGATGGTGGCCCGCGTCAAGCTGCTGGGGCGCATGGACGTGGTGGAAAAGCGCCGCCCGCTGGACGGGCGTATCAAGACGCGCAACCCGCACGGCGAGGAGGTGGAAATGCGCTTGTCCACCTTGCCCACGGCCTTTGGCGAGAAGATGGTGATGCGCATCTTCGATCCGGAGAATACGGTCAAGAACCTGGATGCCTTGGGCTTCAGCGCCCATGATGCCCAGCGTTGGGAAGAGCTGGTCAAGCGTCCGCACGGTATCATTCTGGTCACCGGCCCCACGGGCTCGGGCAAGACCACCACGCTGTATTCCACGCTCAAGCGGGTGGCGACCGAGGAGGTCAATGTCAGCACGGTGGAAGACCCCATCGAAATGATCGAGCCGAGCTTCAACCAGACCCAGGTTCAGCCCCAGCTCGACTTCGGCTTCACCGAAGGCCTGCGCGCGCTGATGCGCCAGGACCCGGACATCATCATGGTGGGCGAGATCCGCGATCTGGCCACGGCCGAGATGGCGGTGCAGGCTGCGCTGACCGGCCATCTGGTTTTCTCCACGCTGCACACCAACGATGCTCCCAGCGCCGTCAGCCGCCTGATGGAGCTGGGCGTGCCCTCCTATCTGATCAACGCCACCTTGCTGGGTGTGCTGGCCCAGCGGCTGGTGCGCACGCTGTGCTCCAGCTGCAAGGTGCGCGATGAAGACGCAAAACCCGAGGATCTGGCCGAGTCGGTCAGGCCCTGGAAGCTGACCGGCAGCTACCAGCCCTACAAGCCTGTGGGTTGCGAGGACTGCCGCATGACAGGCTACCGCGGTCGCATGGGCCTGTACGAGCTTCTCACGGTCACCGAGGCCCTCAAGAAGCAGATTCACGATGCCCCATCCATGGACGTTCTGCGCCGTCAGGCCGTGCAGGACGGCATGCGTCCCCTGCGTCTGGCAGGGGCCCTGCGAGTGGCAGAAGGTGTGACCACCTTGCCCGAAGTGCTGGCCTGCACGCCGCTGATGAGCGAAATCTGA